One genomic window of Panicum hallii strain FIL2 chromosome 6, PHallii_v3.1, whole genome shotgun sequence includes the following:
- the LOC112898476 gene encoding plant cysteine oxidase 4-like isoform X2: MAVAFPPHIMALSKVQRLYDACDVVFASPAAGPPTLGEIRWLQKILDGVETADVGIDDGEKPAPSSSSDDELSPKSDRCLSARAFTRITYVHIHQCDDFSMGVFCFPAGATLPLHDHPEMVVLSKLLYGSVRVRSYDWVAAPPRSGARKCGLARVVAADEVRRAPCEASVLFPRSGGNLHAFTAVTPCAILDVLTPPYSEERPSTYFSDVPIPSLPGFAFLEETDLPEDFSVAGAPYLGPELTVDMDDYDDDYDDYDE, encoded by the exons ATGGCCGTGGCGTTCCCGCCGCACATCATGGCGCTGAGCAAGGTGCAGCGGCTGTACGACGCCTGCGACGTCGTGTtcgcgtcgccggcggcggggccgccCACGCTCGGCGAGATCAGGTGGCTGCAGAAAATCCTCG ATGGCGTGGAGACAGCGGACGTCGGGATCGACGACGGCGAGAAGccggcgccgtcgtcgtcgtcggacgacGAGCTGAGCCCCAAGAGCGACCGGTGCCTCTCGGCGCGGGCGTTCACGCGGATCACCTACGTGCACATCCACCAGTGCGACGATTTCTCG ATGGGCGTGTTCTGCTTCCCGGCGGGCGCGACGCTGCCGCTGCACGACCACCCGGAGATGGTGGTGCTGAGCAAGCTCCTCTACGGCTCCGTGCGCGTGCGCTCGTACGACTgggtcgccgcgccgccgcgctccgGCGCAAGAAAATGTGGGCTGGCCAGGGTGGTGGCCGCCGACGAGGTGCGGCGCGCGCCGTGCGAGGCGTCGGTGCTGTTCCCGCGGAGCGGCGGCAACCTGCACGCGTTCACCGCCGTGACGCCGTGCGCGATCCTCGACGTGCTCACGCCGCCCTACTCGGAGGAGCGCCCGTCCACCTACTTCAGCGACGTCCCCATCCCGTCTCTCCCAG GTTTTGCGTTCTTGGAGGAGACGGATCTGCCCGAGGATTTCAGCGTCGCTGGGGCGCCGTACCTTGGGCCTGAGCTGACGGTCGATATGGATGATTACGATGACGATTACGATGACTACGACGAGTAG
- the LOC112896176 gene encoding U-box domain-containing protein 15-like, with translation MPPPTQPPSSPDDPEPSSVAREMDDEDLVEELLVTVNSARAFAEFRRTQRKECANLLRWLQLVLPLLEELRDAAPRLTDDAYRRLALLGRALAAARRLLRSCHDGSKIYLALESETVLAKFRSVYEKMHSALDGMPYAELAISDEVKEQVELMNAQLMRCKKRTDTQDMELSMDIMVILQNKEDERNADRAILERLAKKLELQTLAELRAETKAIKKIINERNGQQGDSTKQIIDLLNKFKEIAGVDEKNVLGDVSMPRSLDKCPSLMIPNDFLCPITLEIMTDPVIVASGQTYERRSIQKWLDSGERTCPKTRQPLAHLSLALNYALKNLILQWCEKNMVELQKREPEPAAEQDDKPKEDIPSLVEGLSSLHPDVQRKAVKKIRMLSKESPENRLLIADNGGIPALIGLLACPDKKVQENTVTSLLNLSIDDKNKLLITRGGAIPLIIEILRNGSPEAQENSAATLFSLSMLDENKAAIGSLGGLAPLVELLRNGSARGKKDAATAIFNLVLTQQNKARATQAGIVPALLRVIDDKGLGMVDEALSIFLLLSSHAACRAEIGTTAFVEKLVRLIKDGTPKNKECALSVLLELGTNSKPLLVHGLRFGLHEDLSKIAKNGTSRAQRKANSLIQLARKC, from the exons ATGCCGCCGCCGACGCAGCCGCCGTCGTCCCCGGACGACCCGGAGCCCTCCTCGGTGGCGCGGGAGATGGACGACGAGGACCTCGTGGAGGAGCTCCTGGTCACCGTCAACTCGGCCCGGGCCTTCGCCGAGTTCCGCCGCACGCAGCGCAAGGAGTGCGCCAACCTCCTGCGCTGGCTGCAGCTCGTCCTCCCGCTCCTCGAGGAGCTCCGAGACGCCGCGCCCCGGCTCACCGACGACGCGTACCGCCGGCTCGCTCTGCTCGgccgcgcgctcgccgccgcgcggcgCCTCCTCCGCTCCTGCCACGACGGCAGCAAGATCTACCTG GCGCTTGAGAGCGAGACCGTGCTGGCGAAGTTCCGCAGCGTATACGAGAAGATGCACAGCGCGCTGGACGGGATGCCGTACGCCGAGCTCGCCATCTCCGACGAGGTCAAGGAGCAA GTCGAGCTGATGAACGCGCAGCTGATGAGGTGCAAGAAGCGAACGGACACGCAGGACATGGAGCTGTCGATGGACATCATGGTGATCCTCCAGAACAAGGAGGACGAGAGGAACGCCGACAGGGCGATCCTGGAGAGGCTGGCCAAGAAGCTGGAGCTGCAGACGCTGGCGGAGCTGAGGGCGGAGACCAAGGCCATAAAGAAGATCATCAACGAGCGGAACGGGCAGCAAGGGGACAGCACCAAGCAGATCATCGACCTGCTCAACAAGTTCAAGGAGATCGCCGGCGTCGACGAGAAGAACGTGCTGGGCGATGTCTCCATGCCCAGGAGCTTGGACAAGTGCCCCTCCCTGATGATCCCGAACGACTTCCTCTGCCCAATAACGCTGGAGATCATGACCGATCCTGTCATCGTCGCCAGTGGACAG ACGTACGAAAGAAGAAGCATTCAGAAGTGGCTGGACAGTGGGGAGAGGACGTGCCCGAAGACACGGCAGCCACTGGCTCACCTGTCGTTGGCGCTCAACTACGCTCTGAAGAACTTGATCCTGCAGTGGTGCGAGAAGAACATGGTGGAGCTGCAGAAGAGGGAGCCGGAGCCCGCCGCCGAGCAGGACGACAAGCCGAAGGAGGACATCCCGTCGCTGGTGGAAGGCCTGTCGTCCCTCCACCCCGACGTGCAGCGGAAGGCGGTGAAGAAGATCCGGATGCTCTCCAAGGAGAGCCCCGAGAACCGGCTGCTCATCGCCGACAACGGCGGCATCCCCGCCCTCATCGGCCTGCTGGCCTGCCCCGACAAGAAGGTGCAGGAGAACACAGTGACGTCGCTGCTGAACCTGTCGATCGACGACAAGAACAAGCTCCTGATCACCAGGGGAGGCGCCATCCCGCTCATCATCGAGATCCTCCGGAACGGCAGCCCGGAGGCGCAGGAGAACTCCGCGGCGACGCTCTTCAGCCTGTCGATGCTCGACGAGAACAAGGCGGCGATCGGGAGCCTGGGCGGGCTGGCCCCGCTGGTGGAGCTCCTCCGGAACGGCTCCGCACGGGGCAAGAAGGACGCCGCCACGGCCATCTTCAACCTGGTGCTCACCCAGCAGAACAAGGCCCGGGCCACCCAGGCGGGCATCGTGCCGGCGCTGCTCAGGGTGATCGACGACAAGGGGCTCGGCATGGTGGACGAGGCGCTGTCCATCTTCCTGCTGCTGTCGTCCCACGCGGCGTGCCGCGCCGAGATCGGGACGACGGCGTTCGTGGAGAAGCTCGTGCGGCTGATCAAGGACGGCACGCCCAAGAATAAGGAGTGCGCGCTGTCCGTGCTGCTGGAGCTGGGCACCAACAGCAAGCCGCTCCTGGTGCACGGGCTCAGGTTCGGCCTCCACGAGGACCTCTCCAAGATCGCCAAGAACGGCACGAGCAGAGCGCAGAGGAAGGCCAACTCGCTCATCCAGCTGGCGCGCAAGTGCTGA
- the LOC112897709 gene encoding pentatricopeptide repeat-containing protein At1g09410, mitochondrial-like, translating to MRPLPSPATLAARRLLRDNQRISELARAGDLAAARRVFDAMPRRDVVSWNALLTALWRGGRDHLPAARRLFDAMPARNVISWNSIIAGCLAHGDRAAASAYFARAPTRNVATWNAMLAGLVRLGRLEDAESLFGEMPTRNVVSYTTMVDALARRGEVERARDVFDSMPERNLVSWAAMISGYVENGMFTEARELFEDMPEKNVVGCTAMITGYCKEGDVESARRLFDGIRIKDVISWNAMISGYVHNGYGEEAMRLHVTMHKEGVKPDHATIIAVLTACSALALLRQGKSAHAIAVKTLLESSTSFSNALMTMYSRCGSVGESELVFVNLKSQDIVSWNTIIAAYAQHGKYQKVIALFHEMEVRGLTPDDITFLSVLSACGHVGMVDVSLKLFDLMSSKYEISPRAEHYACIVDILSRAGQLEKACNYIKEMPLEAEKNVWGALLGACQTHGYVQLGEIAAKMLVQSDSENSGPYVMLSNIYAAAGMWGQVNQIRGQMKERGVKKQPGYSWTEIANEVHMFVGGDASHPEMSKIISELRKINFHMKMVANETHIMAELS from the exons ATGCGCCCGCTCCCCAGCCCCGCCacgctcgccgcccgccgcctcctccgtgACAACCAGCGCATCAGCGAGCTCGCCCGCGCTGGCGACCTTGCCGCAGCGCGCCGGGTGTTCGACGCGATGCCGCGGCGCGACGTCGTCTCCTGGAACGCGCTCCTCACCGCGCTCTGGCGCGGCGGGCGAGACCATctgcccgccgcgcgccgcctcttCGACGCCATGCCCGCCCGCAACGTCATATCCTGGAATTCGATAATCGCTGGGTGCCTCGCGCACGGGGACCGGGCCGCGGCCTCCGCCTACTTCGCGCGCGCCCCGACGCGGAACGTGGCCACGTGGAACGCCATGCTCGCGGGGCTCGTCCGGCTCGGCCGCCTGGAAGACGCGGAGAGTCTGTTCGGTGAAATGCCCACGAGGAACGTGGTGTCGTACACAACCATGGTGGACGCTCTCGCCCGGCGCGGGGAGGTGGAGAGGGCGCGGGACGTGTTTGACTCAATGCCCGAGAGGAACCTGGTGTCGTGGGCAGCGATGATCAGTGGGTACGTTGAGAACGGCATGTTCACCGAGGCAAGGGAACTGTTTGAAGATATGCCGGAGAAGAATGTTGTGGGGTGCACTGCGATGATCACTGGGTACTGCAAAGAGGGGGATGTGGAGAGCGCAAGGAGGCTGTTTGATGGGATTCGTATTAAGGATGTCATATCCTGGAATGCTATGATCTCAG GATATGTTCATAATGGATACGGAGAAGAAGCTATGAGACTGCACGTTACAATGCACAAAGAAGGTGTAAAGCCAGATCATGCAACAATTATTGCAGTCCTGACTGCATGTTCTGCTCTTGCTTTGCTCAGACAAGGAAAGTCCGCACATGCTATTGCCGTCAAAACATTGTTAGAATCTAGCACCTCTTTTTCTAATGCTTTGATGACAATGTACAGCAGATGTGGCAGTGTGGGTGAATCAGAGTTAGTCTTCGTAAATCTTAAAAGCCAGGACATTGTTTCTTGGAACACAATAATTGCCGCGTATGCACAACATGGTAAATATCAGAAAGTTATCGCACTATTCCATGAGATGGAAGTCCGTGGGCTCACTCCTGATGACATTACCTTCCTTAGTGTGTTATCAGCATGCGGGCATGTTGGCATGGTGGATGTAAGCTTGAAATTGTTTGATCTGATGTCATCCAAATACGAAATATCGCCTAGAGCTGAACACTATGCTTGTATTGTGGATATACTGAGCCGAGCGGGGCAATTGGAGAAAGCTTGTAATTATATAAAAGAGATGCCATTAGAAGCTGAGAAGAATGTTTGGGGTGCCTTGCTTGGAGCTTGTCAGACACATGGTTATGTGCAGCTGGGCGAAATTGCAGCTAAGATGCTTGTTCAGTCAGACTCCGAAAATTCAGGGCCTTATGTGATGCTTTCAAATATATATGCTGCTGCTGGCATGTGGGGTCAAGTCAATCAAATAAGAGGTCAGATGAAAGAAAGAGGGGTGAAGAAACAACCTGGATACAGTTGGACGGAGATTGCTAATGAAGTTCATATGTTTGTGGGCGGTGATGCATCTCATCCAGAGATGAGCAAGATCATATCTGAGCTGAGAAAAATCAACTTCCATATGAAAATGGTCGCCAATGAAACTCATATAATGGCAGAACTGTCATAA
- the LOC112897710 gene encoding WEB family protein At4g27595, chloroplastic-like translates to MFSFRSRSSSNGNKVPDSGFLDESDMQKQLNRLQEELRKEKEEKARALDEIEELRKTNTNRNKKLKSNGAEGQVDLADRLQQLEGELEAARDSEKKMLLSLEAQTKQLEQTKVSLEEAKLEIASLRDSTKSSEAFNPGRQPVKNLRRRGVMSFSFADPGEVETWSLHRELKLAVESEEKCKKAMDDLAIALKEQSTEAREAKGKLLLAQSELNNARTEVESLKASLETAADKLQLALEEAGRLKVESDELAAASKEKERGLVDCIKMFEGELSKGKQENEKLIESQRVIRDENSRLREMLKHAVGEANVARESLEIARVENSRLNEQMFEKESALQSIKQEYESLKISEAAAQSSIKELKDMIDAMFSSESTKTSAEASPRDAKRGEMKESSVAADDVYFDVQRSTRLEEIKNPGKQKKKTIVRKFSEIMKKSNSQKAI, encoded by the exons ATGTTTTCTTTCAGGTCCAG GTCATCTTCCAATGGCAACAAAGTCCCAGACTCAGGCTTCTTGGACGAATCAGACATGCAGAAACAATTGAACAGACTGCAGGAGGAGCTGAGGAAGGAGAAAGAGGAGAAGGCGCGTGCCCTAGATGAGATCGAAGAGCTCAGGAAGACGAACACGAATAGGAACAAAAAGTTGAAAAGCAATGGGGCCGAAGGGCAGGTGGACCTTGCAGACAGATTACAGCAGTTGGAAGGTGAACTGGAGGCTGCAAGAGATTCAGAGAAGAAGATGCTGCTGTCATTGGAGGCCCAAACAAAGCAGCTTGAGCAGACCAAGGTATCTCTGGAGGAGGCCAAGCTTGAGATAGCTTCACTAAGAGACAGCACCAAAAGCTCAGAAGCCTTTAATCCCGGTAGGCAACCAGTGAAGAATTTGAGGAGAAGGGGCGTGATGTCCTTCTCCTTTGCTGATCCAGGTGAAGTGGAGACATGGTCACTACACCGAGAGCTCAAGCTCGCTGTGGAATCCGAGGAGAAGTGCAAGAAGGCCATGGATGACCTGGCCATAGCCTTGAAAGAGCAAAGCACAGAGGCCAGAGAGGCAAAAGGGAAGCTTCTGTTGGCGCAATCTGAGTTGAATAATGCAAGGACTGAAGTGGAGAGCTTGAAAGCCTCGTTAGAAACTGCAGCAGACAAGCTCCAGTTGGCACTGGAAGAGGCAGGGCGACTAAAGGTTGAGTCAGATGAATTGGCAGCAGCatcaaaagagaaagagaggggacTCGTTGATTGCATCAAGATGTTTGAGGGGGAGCTAAGTAAAGGAAAGCAAGAGAATGAGAAGTTGATTGAATCACAGAGGGTGATCAGAGATGAGAATTCTAGGCTGAGGGAAATGCTGAAGCATGCGGTGGGTGAAGCTAATGTAGCAAGGGAATCATTGGAGATTGCCAGGGTGGAGAACTCTCGCCTTAATGAACAGATGTTCGAGAAAGAGAGTGCCTTACAGAGTATCAAGCAAGAATATGAATCCCTTAAGATCAGTGAGGCAGCAGCACAGAGTAGTATTAAAGAGTTGAAGGATATGATTGATGCTATGTTCAGTTCAGAATCGACCAAAACCTCAGCAGAAGCATCTCCTCGGGATGCCAAGCGAGGTGAGATGAAAGAAAGTTCAGTGGCAGCAGATGATGTGTATTTTGATGTCCAAAGATCTACTCGGCTGGAGGAGATCAAGAATCCTGGAAAACAGAAAAAGAAGACAATTGTCAGAAAGTTTAGCGAAATAATGAAGAAAAGCAACTCTCAAAAGGCAATCTAG
- the LOC112896958 gene encoding uncharacterized protein LOC112896958 produces the protein MEPHKLRFVRCPRCNQLLVEYPSIPVYKCGGCGTVLRAKNRAQAQAGSGSDQHNSFPNSLQGSPQSSKSICSDEQKAASSVDQPRVDQPCEATVDGSISSSIENIDPCKGAIPEGVMSAADTLTHDEHLNEEAGSLIDGNIQNSEEDMVKEIHDKDSGVGTSSNLTEKLGDLDTSENPNGGKVDGFATSDVSTLNGKTEVVHRKERLQPYERMQVESHEALIEELERSLSFSSDDEYFSDEAENVGLSDALRNQMGSRRFVLGVKANDASRSDPHGRLIEELEMSFSDAEEPMEQHAVVVERVHGNVHDMHPQNLGAGSAHPCEESLSSLDDGHLKYEQTSHQEIRLIGNDNNVKEECNTEENSTAKHAAEDIVNSSSESARDWQSIDVEIADPCEVSASLVVDSNIKDNSNDAIEECHTEDASTANRVNGNAHIMVADEDIVEVSHENGKDQQFTDAESAHPFEGSVSSIDDGNEKLKQSFQRNDLIADVTQETEVCCTEDENMNSYVHGIESLVISNDISDRPCGNEGLMADYCSGENKESHMEDHNMANTVDAKENVAAADDHIAERVDNNEAPLHSGDMANTDGKDQRSLEAEGTDLVEEVISSLNTGHIKSEQCLQQNELISDGTKEKEEADMEDSNASATVARISSRSYKRTQNEVPSSNKNKEEISYGYKASQLRQGLSLDSEDFKSIQNFIESQIDGTSSSRSSGSPSQGVLVHRTSTKFNNIVRHERLKKMDELRDQLSRLSSEKISEKSYQKRDPEYQQQSNSCDVEQHLPSVDGDSIRSSCALESYYGHGRPPRYQPSNSFSPTHTYPNCHFGHAQTRIPHNYDQWEFNSYYQSSYAESTILDYESLRSSYKEHKRVVRKHILRPLSGASPYTICNSCFNLVQMPSDIYISKAMIGKMQCGKCSKVLALSFPSVHQAHAKISVDVVQQSYNPDCTIPTNEDITSYFSECLTGGPVSTGEDYGASYTRSLPTQAGSSSLAATQSGKKVSDSALHRLMGYDSASQLLRHSRVFDDGYESFESMVPVSTRVSRRKNK, from the exons ATGGAACCTCATAAGCTTCGCTTTGTCAGATGCCCCAGATGCAACCAGCTTCTTGTTGAATACCCCTCCATTCCAGTTTACAAATGCGGTGGCTGCGGCACTGTTCTCAGAG CGAAAAATCGAGCACAGGCACAAGCTGGCTCGGGATCCGATCAACACAACAGCTTTCCGAATAGCCTGCAAGGATCCCCTCAGAGTAGCAAATCAATTTGCTCTGATGAACAGAAAGCTGCCTCCTCTGTTGATCAGCCTCGTGTTGATCAGCCTTGTGAAGCCACGGTTGATGGAAGCATATCCTCCAGTATTGAAAATATCGATCCCTGCAAGGGCGCAATTCCAGAAGGAGTGATGTCCGCGGCAGACACTTTAACCCATGATGAACATCTGAATGAGGAAGCAGGCTCCCTAATTGATGGGAACATCCAAAACTCAGAAGAGGATatggtaaaagagatacatgacaAAGACAGTGGAGTTGGCACTAGCTCAAATTTGACTGAAAAACTTGGAGACCTTGACACAAGTGAAAATCCAAATGGTGGAAAAGTAGATGGTTTTGCCACTAGTGATGTGAGTACACTGAATGGGAAAACTGAAGTTGTTCACAGGAAGGAGAGACTGCAACCATATGAACGAATGCAAGTTGAATCTCATGAAGCCCTGATTGAAGAGTTGGAGAGGTCGCTTTCATTCAGTAGTGATGATGAATACTTCTCGGATGAAGCAGAAAACGTCGGGCTTAGTGACGCTTTGCGTAATCAGATGGGTAGCCGCAGATTTGTGCTAGGGGTCAAAGCGAATGATGCCTCCCGGAGTGATCCGCATGGTCGGTTGATTGAGGAACTAGAGATGTCTTTCAGCGATGCAGAAGAGCCAATGGAGCAGCATGCTGTTGTTGTAGAGAGAGTTCATGGAAATGTGCATGATATGCATCCACAGAACCTGGGTGCTGGAAGTGCACATCCATGTGAAGAAAGCCTCTCATCATTAGACGATGGACATCTCAAATACGAACAAACTTCTCATCAAGAAATCAGGCTAATAGGTAATGACAACAATGTAAAGGAGGAGTGCAATACTGAAGAAAACAGTACTGCCAAGCATGCAGCAGAGGACATTGTAAATAGTTCTAGTGAGAGTGCCAGGGATTGGCAATCCATTGATGTTGAAATTGCAGATCCATGTGAAGTGAGCGCCTCTTTAGTTGTTGACAGCAATATCAAAGATAATAGTAATGATGCGATAGAAGAGTGTCATACGGAAGATGCCAGTACAGCCAACCGTGTTAATGGGAATGCACATATTATGGTTGCAGATGAGGACATTGTAGAGGTATCTCATGAAAATGGTAAGGATCAGCAATTCACAGACGCTGAAAGTGCTCATCCCTTTGAAGGAAGCGTCTCTTCAATTGATGATGGGAATGAAAAATTGAAGCAAAGTTTTCAACGAAATGACCTGATAGCAGATGTCACTCAAGAAACGGAAGTGTGTTGCACGGAAGATGAAAACATGAACAGCTATGTTCATGGTATTGAGAGTCTGGTGATTTCAAATGACATTTCAGATAGACCTTGTGGTAATGAAGGGCTAATGGCGGATTATTGTTCTGGAGAAAATAAAGAGAGCCATATGGAAGATCATAATATGGCTAACACTGTTGATGCGAAGGAGAATGTGGCAGCTGCAGATGACCACATTGCAGAGAGAGTTGATAATAATGAAGCCCCTCTTCATTCAGGTGATATGGCTAACACTGATGGTAAGGATCAGCGGTCCCTGGAGGCTGAAGGTACAGATCTAGTTGAAGAAGTCATCTCTTCACTTAACACCGGACATATCAAATCTGAACAATGTCTTCAACAAAATGAGCTAATATCTGATGGCACTAAAGAAAAGGAAGAGGCTGATATGGAAGACAGCAATGCAAGTGCAACTGTTGCCAGAATTTCAAGCCGGTCATACAAGAGGACGCAAAACGAAGTACCTAGCTCTAATAAGAACAAAGAAGAGATATCCTATGGATATAAAGCTAGTCAACTTCGACAGGGACTGTCTCTTGATTCTGAAGACTTCAAGTCAATTCAAAACTTTATCGAGTCGCAGATCGATGGTACCTCAAGTTCTCGTTCAAGTGGGTCTCCAAGTCAAGGGGTTTTGGTCCACAGGACGTCAACCAAATTCAATAATATTGTTAGACATGAGCGCCTCAAAAAGATGGATGAACTAAGAGATCAGCTAAGTAGGCTTTCCAGTGAGAAAATCTCAGAGAAAAGTTATCAGAAGAGAGACCCAGAGTACCAGCAACAATCCAATAGCTGTGATGTTGAGCAGCATCTCCCAAGCGTTGATGGTGATTCCATTCGAAGCTCCTGTGCTCTAGAATCCTATTATGGTCATGGAAGGCCACCAAGGTACCAACCATCCAATTCTTTCTCACCAACCCATACATACCCAAACTGCCATTTTGGACATGCTCAAACACGCATACCTCACAACTACGACCAGTGGGAGTTCAATTCATATTATCAATCCTCATATGCGGAAAGCACAATTCTTGATTACGAGTCACTTAGATCAAGCTACAAGGAGCACAAACGAGTGGTGAGAAAGCATATTTTGCGGCCTCTGTCTGGTGCTTCGCCATACACTATCTGCAACAGCTGTTTCAATTTGGTTCAAATGCCATCAGATATCTACATATCGAAGGCCATGATTGGCAAAATGCAGTGTGGTAAATGCTCCAAGGTCCTTGCATTATCATTTCCTTCAGTACATCAGGCACATGCAAAGATCAGCGTGGATGTGGTCCAACAGTCATACAACCCTGATTGCACAATCCCAACAAATGAGGATATTACTTCTTATTTTTCTGAGTGCCTAACAGGGGGTCCTGTTAGTACCGGTGAAGATTATGGAGCATCGTACACAAGAAGCTTGCCTACTCAAGCTGGATCTAGTAGCCTTGCTGCCACACAAAGTGGCAAGAAGGTTTCTGACTCGGCACTTCATCGACTCATGGGGTATGATTCAGCAAGCCAGTTGTTACGTCATAGCAGAGTGTTTGATGATGGTTATGAGAGCTTTGAGTCAATGGTGCCAGTTTCTACCAGAGTATccagaagaaagaacaagtga
- the LOC112897711 gene encoding 14-3-3-like protein GF14-A, which translates to MAAGAGTREEMVYMAKLAEQAERYEEMVEFMEKVVAAAGAGELTVEERNLLSVAYKNVIGARRASWRIVSSIEQKEETRGAAGHAAAARGYRGRVEAELSNICAGILRLLDERLVPAAAAVDAKVFYLKMKGDYHRYLAEFKTGAERKDAADSTLAAYQAAQDIAMKELPPTHPIRLGLALNFSVFYYEILNSPDRACSLAKQAFDEAISELDTLGEESYKDSTLIMQLLRDNLTLWTSDMQDDAGDEMRDASKPEDEQ; encoded by the exons atggCGGCGGGAGCAGGGACGCGGGAGGAGATGGTGTACATGGCGAAGCTGGCGGAGCAGGCGGAGCGGTACGAGGAGATGGTGGAGTTCATGGAGAAGGTcgtcgcggcggcgggcgccgggGAGCTCACCGTCGAGGAGCGCAACCTGCTGTCGGTCGCCTACAAGAACGTCATCGGCGCACGCCGCGCGTCGTGGCGCATCGTCTCCTCCATCGAGCAGAAGGAGGAGACCCGCGGCGCCGcgggccacgccgccgccgccaggggcTACCGCGGCCGCGTCGAGGCCGAGCTCTCCAACATCTGCGCGGGGATCCTGCGCCTCCTCGACGAGCGcctcgtccccgccgccgccgccgtcgacgccAAGGTCTTCTACCTCAAGATGAAGGGAGACTACCACCGCTACCTTGCTGAGTTCAAGACCGGCGCCGAGCGCAAGGACGCCGCCgactccaccctcgccgcctaCCAGGCCGCCCAG GACATAGCTATGAAGGAGCTGCCGCCCACGCACCCCATCAGGCTCGGCCTCGCGCTCAACTTCTCCGTCTTCTACTACGAGATCCTCAACTCGCCGGACCGCGCGTGCTCGCTCGCCAAGCAG GCCTTCGATGAAGCCATTTCAGAACTGGACACTCTTGGGGAAGAGTCCTACAAGGATAGCACCCTGATCATGCAGCTTCTTCGTGACAACCTCACCTTGTGGACTTCTGACATGCAG GATGATGCCGGTGATGAAATGAGGGATGCCAGCAAGCCTGAGGATGAGCAGTAG
- the LOC112898476 gene encoding plant cysteine oxidase 4-like isoform X1, translated as MAVAFPPHIMALSKVQRLYDACDVVFASPAAGPPTLGEIRWLQKILDGVETADVGIDDGEKPAPSSSSDDELSPKSDRCLSARAFTRITYVHIHQCDDFSMGVFCFPAGATLPLHDHPEMVVLSKLLYGSVRVRSYDWVAAPPRSGARKCGLARVVAADEVRRAPCEASVLFPRSGGNLHAFTAVTPCAILDVLTPPYSEERPSTYFSDVPIPSLPGAVLAWVLSRDRKCEASNQSPMGVLVSGFAFLEETDLPEDFSVAGAPYLGPELTVDMDDYDDDYDDYDE; from the exons ATGGCCGTGGCGTTCCCGCCGCACATCATGGCGCTGAGCAAGGTGCAGCGGCTGTACGACGCCTGCGACGTCGTGTtcgcgtcgccggcggcggggccgccCACGCTCGGCGAGATCAGGTGGCTGCAGAAAATCCTCG ATGGCGTGGAGACAGCGGACGTCGGGATCGACGACGGCGAGAAGccggcgccgtcgtcgtcgtcggacgacGAGCTGAGCCCCAAGAGCGACCGGTGCCTCTCGGCGCGGGCGTTCACGCGGATCACCTACGTGCACATCCACCAGTGCGACGATTTCTCG ATGGGCGTGTTCTGCTTCCCGGCGGGCGCGACGCTGCCGCTGCACGACCACCCGGAGATGGTGGTGCTGAGCAAGCTCCTCTACGGCTCCGTGCGCGTGCGCTCGTACGACTgggtcgccgcgccgccgcgctccgGCGCAAGAAAATGTGGGCTGGCCAGGGTGGTGGCCGCCGACGAGGTGCGGCGCGCGCCGTGCGAGGCGTCGGTGCTGTTCCCGCGGAGCGGCGGCAACCTGCACGCGTTCACCGCCGTGACGCCGTGCGCGATCCTCGACGTGCTCACGCCGCCCTACTCGGAGGAGCGCCCGTCCACCTACTTCAGCGACGTCCCCATCCCGTCTCTCCCAGGTGCGGTGCTTGCATGGGTGCTCTCACGCGATCGCAAATGCGAAGCATCAAACCAATCGCCCATGGGTGTTCTTGTTTCAGGTTTTGCGTTCTTGGAGGAGACGGATCTGCCCGAGGATTTCAGCGTCGCTGGGGCGCCGTACCTTGGGCCTGAGCTGACGGTCGATATGGATGATTACGATGACGATTACGATGACTACGACGAGTAG